The following coding sequences lie in one Drosophila sulfurigaster albostrigata strain 15112-1811.04 chromosome 2R, ASM2355843v2, whole genome shotgun sequence genomic window:
- the LOC133837194 gene encoding LOW QUALITY PROTEIN: uncharacterized protein LOC133837194 (The sequence of the model RefSeq protein was modified relative to this genomic sequence to represent the inferred CDS: deleted 2 bases in 1 codon) yields MEPNLLKQLLLKNHQDSIYQTQSQFQCPSLCMSMADSRERIRGPSRDGREFLTSPRQVLRRLMLLSEGRQYREAAGVVGRLGPSVLHSVIAELPIDLLLEHLPHSAYLLESFYTRLTTLNTTPKPDVPSETVAWQLVRLFANPHESGLRQRCSKLLHALAQYEPSLRQTLRERRRSFDNAVQGLGVHGLTTDASGQLISLHVALKTELQRHVDTYKMAIHKLEELSMVTVNQDPAHSSHQRLLAINYGDIQQRLIDNKTLLTMLDKPALKQLYTLVENLSTRVENDKDVLSCVGQVKRLDAQAHIEKRPAAGLLMNFSRGCEVVLHMMGPESLPPPAVAVNKSASTAATAGGGSNSSCSDGYHSDDSASEDGSEMVSHYRNLYIENRADALEALDSLPQLKHAHSLKGKILFSMIVLSFRLCHGMRERKVLEVRRVLNCALDSSSETTLALDRSVRNHLHETTDSFPLGEIERSVFNQVLSTLHEYPCLESCPPLTHFVSACVRLAWRMINQKAPYYLDTDFNLGFLRPEKHERHPQSDRRSDLIKAFLWPALMQNNQCAFKAVVAT; encoded by the exons ATGGAACCCAACTTGCT aaaacagctgctgctgaagaACCATCAGGACTCCATCTACCAGACGCAGTCGCAATTTCAGTGCCCATCCCTCTGCATGTCCATGGCCGACAGCAGGGAACGCATTCGCGGTCCATCGCGCGATGGTCGCGAATTCCTCACCAGTCCACGTCAAGTGCTACGTCGCCTCATGCTCCTCTCGGAGGGACGACAATATCGCGAAGCTGCTGGCGTTGTGGGGCGTCTAGGGCCTTCAGTGCTGCACTCGGTGATTGCAGAGTTGCCCATTGATTTGCTGCTCGaacacttgccacacagcGCTTATTTGCTGGAATCTTTCTACACAAG ATTAACCACACTGAACACGACACCCAAGCCGGATGTGCCCAGCGAGACAGTCGCCTGGCAGCTGGTGCGTCTCTTTGCCAATCCCCACGAGTCGGGATTGCGGCAACGTTGCTCGAAGCTGTTGCACGCCTTGGCTCAATACGAACCAAGTTTGAGGCAGACGTTGCGGGAACGTCGTCGAAGCTTCGACAATGCGGTGCAAGGATTGGGCGTGCATGGCCTGACGACAGATGCGTCGGGTCAGCTGATATCGTTGCATGTGGCGCTGAAGACGGAGCTGCAGCGTCACGTGGACACCTACAAGATGGCCATACACAAGCTGGAGGAGCTGAGCATGGTGACTGTCAATCAGGATCCGGCACATTCCTCCCATCAACGTCTGCTCGCCATCAACTATGGCGACATCCAACAGCGGCTGATTGACAACAAGACGCTGCTGACGATGTTGGATAAGCCAGCACTGAAGCAGCTGTACACGCTGGTGGAGAATCTCAGCACACGTGTGGAGAACGACAAGGATGTGCTGTCGTGTGTGGGCCAAGTGAAGCGTCTCGATGCGCAGGCACACATCGAGAAGCGTCCGGCTGCCGGTCTCCTGATGAATTTCTCGCGCGGCTGCGAAGTTGTGCTGCACATGATGGGACCCGAGAGCTTGCCCCCCCCAGCC GTGGCTGTCAACAAGTCGGCGTCGACAGCTGCCACAGCCGgtggtggcagcaacagcagctgcagcgatGGCTATCACTCCGACGACTCGGCCAGCGAGGATGGCAG CGAAATGGTGTCACACTATCGAAATCTCTACATCGAGAATCGCGCAGACGCCCTGGAGGCATTGGACAGCTTGCCGCAGCTCAAGCACGCACACAGTCTGAAGGGCAAGATACTCTTCTCCATGATTGTG CTTTCTTTTCGCCTGTGCCACGGCATGCGGGAACGCAAGGTGCTGGAGGTGCGCCGTGTGCTCAACTGCGCactggacagcagcagcgagacAACGCTGGCCTTGGATCGTTCGGTTCGCAATCATCTGCACGAGACCACAGACAGTTTTCCGCTGGGCGAGATTGAGCGATCGGTGTTCAATCAGGTGCTGTCCACGCTCCACGAATATCCCTGCTTGGAATCTTGTCCACCATTGACGCACTTTGTCAGCGCCTGTGTGCGACTCGCCTGGCGCATGATCAACCAAAAGGCGCCTTATTATTTGGACACTGATTTCAATCTGG GTTTTCTGCGTCCGGAGAAGCACGAACGACATCCGCAGTCGGATCGTCGCTCGGATCTGATCAAGGCCTTCCTCTGGCCCGCGCTCATGCAGAACAATCAGTGCGCCTTCAAGGCTGTTGTGGCCACTTGA
- the LOC133837473 gene encoding uncharacterized protein LOC133837473 isoform X1 produces the protein MSEFRFFSYSDFAFSTSKQSKEWISLPISQYQATTTKPIVQEGIEFDIPYTVFEVLVAIFSIIGNLMVIIVFRRERKLRRRTNYYIVSLAMADFLVGSLGIPFAILASVGLPKNLHACLFTVSLLVVLCTISIFCLVAVSVDRYWAILYPMAYSRNVRTRTAIVIISVCWVAGTIVGFLPLFGWHADVQHDQECLFVEVMDYNYLVFLYFATIITPALLMLAFYTHIYRVIIRQVRQIVTMNPASDLSRRSSTAQMQVTTPGRAGHTGTMLRVLGAARKRDVKATQNLSIIVLFFMICWIPLYTINCIKAFCPDCYVHPKLTLFCIILSHLNSAVNPVLYAYHLKDFRLALKNLMLKLMGVDIDQQADAMHRFSLASQHRLQSMDSNMRSTQPRMYVGEYSPIWLRQQQEALKNSQLLPKCGVLTPCVNSINQTVAAAVTASTDIERDMWNIMEASSGAELGEVSYEFPSAKQQAAQLSDHDSSISISAPATAAQSLPQQQQQPQRCDSAFSYDNQNYSTGPEDGISLPEDLEYEDVFVPPNNINYQGVDPVELRRSLACVMREKLRSDDTDYYSQQRLPQDNELPTELQLELKREMELDGSSTRTSPSNGSLPQLLRSKLLAVNSNSDHCLPLPRSSMPGAVYVIDGTTNPMSSNSGHKPKYRKSTALTRNSRKKSRSCSCTSEQKLMSSIDTTCSNVSSDTHNNNLSNRYEEPLQTPPVQSGNHEHFFSPLKSVGSFMQHSNLFNLFQPHVSNQSKDANATATVAPTSIPLPPPPPSAPAAGTTTTRLTIDALTPLSASSSSSLVAASVES, from the exons ATGTCCGAGTTTCGATTTTTCTCGTACAGCGATTTTGCCTTCTCCACTTCCAAGCAATCCAAGGAATGGATCAGTCTGCCCATCTCACAGTATCAGGCGACGACGACCAAACCGATTGTGCAGGAGGGCATCGAGTTTGACATTCCGTATACCGTCTTCGAGGTGCTCGTCGCCATCTTCAGCATCATTGGCAACCTGATGGTCATCATTGTGTTTCGCCGTGAACGAAAGCTGCGTCGTCGCACCAATTACTACATCGTTTCGCTGGCCATGGCTGATTTCCTTGTCGGTTCCTTGGGTATTCCATTTGCCATCTTGGCCTCGGTTGGTTTGCCCAAGAATCTGCATGCGTGTCTCTTCACGGTTTCGTTGTTGGTCGTGCTCTGCACCATCTCCATCTTCTGCCTGGTTGCTGTGTCCGTCGATCGCTACTGGGCCATCCTCTATCCGATGGCCTATTCCCGCAATGTTCGCACTCGCACTGCCATTG TCATCATCTCGGTGTGCTGGGTGGCTGGCACCATTGTGGGCTTCCTGCCGCTCTTCGGCTGGCATGCGGACGTCCAGCACGATCAGGAGTGTCTCTTCGTCGAGGTGATGGACTACAACTATCTGGTGTTTCTCTACTTTGCCACCATCATCACGCCCGCACTGCTGATGCTCGCCTTCTACACGCACATCTATCGCGTGATCATACGGCAAGTGCGTCAGATTGTCACCATGAATCCTGCCTCGGATCTCAGTCGCCGCTCCTCGACAGCTCAAATGCAGGTGACAACTCCGGGGCGAGCAGGACACACCGGAACCATGTTGCGTGTCCTCGGAGCTGCACGCAAGCGTGATGTGAAGGCCACTCAGAATCTGTCGATTATTGTGCTGTTCTTTATGATCTGCTGGATACCGCTGTACACGATCAACTGCATCAAGGCCTTCTGTCCCGATTGCTATGTGCATCCCAAGCTGACGCTCTTCTGCATCATACTCTCGCATCTCAATTCGGCGGTGAATCCTGTGCTGTACGCTTATCACCTCAAGGACTTTCGGCTGGCTTTGAAGAACCTCATGCTGAAGCTGATGGGCGTGGACATTGATCAGCAGGCGGATGCGATGCATCGCTTCTCGCTGGCCAGTCAGCATCGTCTGCAGTCGATGGACTCCAATATGCGCTCCACGCAGCCGCGCATGTATGTgggtgagt ATTCACCCATTTGGCtgcgacagcagcaggaggCGCTGAAGAACTCGCAGCTGCTGCCCAAGTGCGGAGTCCTCACTCCCTGTGTGAACAGCATCAATCAAACGGTGGCCGCTGCCGTCACCGCTTCCACGGACATTGAGCGGGATATGTGGAACATTATGGAGGCATCGAGTGGAGCTGAGTTGGGCGAGGTGAGCTACGAGTTTCCCAGTGCCAAGCAGCAGGCCGCACAGCTCAGCGATCACGACAGCAGCATCTCCATCTCGGCACCGGCGACAGCAGCTCAATCgttgccacaacagcagcagcagccgcaacgtTGTGACAGCGCCTTTTCCTACGATAATCAAAACTACTCGACGGGACCCGAGGATGGCATCAGTCTGCCCGAGGATCTCGAGTACGAGGATGTCTTTGTGCCGcccaacaacatcaactatcAAGGTGTCGATCCCGTTGAGCTGCGGCGCTCACTGGCCTGCGTGATGCGTGAGAAACTGCGTTCGGATGACACCGATTACTACAGCCAACAGAGGCTGCCACAGGACAACGAACTGCCCACGGAGTTGCAGCTGGAACTCAAGCGCGAAATGGAGCTGGATGGCAGCTCTACACGCACCTCGCCCAGCAATGGTTCACTGCCGCAACTGCTGCGTTCCAAGCTGCTGGCCGTCAACTCGAACAGCGATCACTGCTTGCCCCTGCCACGCTCCAGTATGCCCGGTGCCGTCTATGTGATCGATGGCACCACGAATCCGATGTCATCGAATTCTGGTCACAAGCCCAAGTATCGCAAGTCGACGGCGTTGACGCGCAACTCACGCAAGAAGAGCCGCTCATGCTCGTGCACCAGCGAACAGAAGCTGATGAGTTCCATCGATACAACCTGTTCGAATGTGTCCAGCGATACGCACAACAATAATCTCAGCAATCGCTATGAGGAGCCACTGCAGACGCCGCCGGTGCAGAGTGGGAATCATGAGCACTTCTTCAGTCCATTGAAGTCGGTGGGCAGCTTTATGCAGCATTCCAATCTCTTCAATCTGTTCCAGCCGCACGTCAGCAATCAGTCCAAAGATGCcaatgcgactgcgactgtggcTCCAACTTCAATACCActtcctcctccgcctccgtCTGCTCcagcagcaggaacaacaacaacacgactGACCATCGATGCATTGACACCGCTGTCGGCGTCGTCCTCATCCTCGCTAGTCGCCGCCAGCGTTGAGAGTTGA
- the LOC133837473 gene encoding uncharacterized protein LOC133837473 isoform X2 encodes MSEFRFFSYSDFAFSTSKQSKEWISLPISQYQATTTKPIVQEGIEFDIPYTVFEVLVAIFSIIGNLMVIIVFRRERKLRRRTNYYIVSLAMADFLVGSLGIPFAILASVGLPKNLHACLFTVSLLVVLCTISIFCLVAVSVDRYWAILYPMAYSRNVRTRTAIVIISVCWVAGTIVGFLPLFGWHADVQHDQECLFVEVMDYNYLVFLYFATIITPALLMLAFYTHIYRVIIRQVRQIVTMNPASDLSRRSSTAQMQVTTPGRAGHTGTMLRVLGAARKRDVKATQNLSIIVLFFMICWIPLYTINCIKAFCPDCYVHPKLTLFCIILSHLNSAVNPVLYAYHLKDFRLALKNLMLKLMGVDIDQQADAMHRFSLASQHRLQSMDSNMRSTQPRMYVDSPIWLRQQQEALKNSQLLPKCGVLTPCVNSINQTVAAAVTASTDIERDMWNIMEASSGAELGEVSYEFPSAKQQAAQLSDHDSSISISAPATAAQSLPQQQQQPQRCDSAFSYDNQNYSTGPEDGISLPEDLEYEDVFVPPNNINYQGVDPVELRRSLACVMREKLRSDDTDYYSQQRLPQDNELPTELQLELKREMELDGSSTRTSPSNGSLPQLLRSKLLAVNSNSDHCLPLPRSSMPGAVYVIDGTTNPMSSNSGHKPKYRKSTALTRNSRKKSRSCSCTSEQKLMSSIDTTCSNVSSDTHNNNLSNRYEEPLQTPPVQSGNHEHFFSPLKSVGSFMQHSNLFNLFQPHVSNQSKDANATATVAPTSIPLPPPPPSAPAAGTTTTRLTIDALTPLSASSSSSLVAASVES; translated from the exons ATGTCCGAGTTTCGATTTTTCTCGTACAGCGATTTTGCCTTCTCCACTTCCAAGCAATCCAAGGAATGGATCAGTCTGCCCATCTCACAGTATCAGGCGACGACGACCAAACCGATTGTGCAGGAGGGCATCGAGTTTGACATTCCGTATACCGTCTTCGAGGTGCTCGTCGCCATCTTCAGCATCATTGGCAACCTGATGGTCATCATTGTGTTTCGCCGTGAACGAAAGCTGCGTCGTCGCACCAATTACTACATCGTTTCGCTGGCCATGGCTGATTTCCTTGTCGGTTCCTTGGGTATTCCATTTGCCATCTTGGCCTCGGTTGGTTTGCCCAAGAATCTGCATGCGTGTCTCTTCACGGTTTCGTTGTTGGTCGTGCTCTGCACCATCTCCATCTTCTGCCTGGTTGCTGTGTCCGTCGATCGCTACTGGGCCATCCTCTATCCGATGGCCTATTCCCGCAATGTTCGCACTCGCACTGCCATTG TCATCATCTCGGTGTGCTGGGTGGCTGGCACCATTGTGGGCTTCCTGCCGCTCTTCGGCTGGCATGCGGACGTCCAGCACGATCAGGAGTGTCTCTTCGTCGAGGTGATGGACTACAACTATCTGGTGTTTCTCTACTTTGCCACCATCATCACGCCCGCACTGCTGATGCTCGCCTTCTACACGCACATCTATCGCGTGATCATACGGCAAGTGCGTCAGATTGTCACCATGAATCCTGCCTCGGATCTCAGTCGCCGCTCCTCGACAGCTCAAATGCAGGTGACAACTCCGGGGCGAGCAGGACACACCGGAACCATGTTGCGTGTCCTCGGAGCTGCACGCAAGCGTGATGTGAAGGCCACTCAGAATCTGTCGATTATTGTGCTGTTCTTTATGATCTGCTGGATACCGCTGTACACGATCAACTGCATCAAGGCCTTCTGTCCCGATTGCTATGTGCATCCCAAGCTGACGCTCTTCTGCATCATACTCTCGCATCTCAATTCGGCGGTGAATCCTGTGCTGTACGCTTATCACCTCAAGGACTTTCGGCTGGCTTTGAAGAACCTCATGCTGAAGCTGATGGGCGTGGACATTGATCAGCAGGCGGATGCGATGCATCGCTTCTCGCTGGCCAGTCAGCATCGTCTGCAGTCGATGGACTCCAATATGCGCTCCACGCAGCCGCGCATGTATGTgg ATTCACCCATTTGGCtgcgacagcagcaggaggCGCTGAAGAACTCGCAGCTGCTGCCCAAGTGCGGAGTCCTCACTCCCTGTGTGAACAGCATCAATCAAACGGTGGCCGCTGCCGTCACCGCTTCCACGGACATTGAGCGGGATATGTGGAACATTATGGAGGCATCGAGTGGAGCTGAGTTGGGCGAGGTGAGCTACGAGTTTCCCAGTGCCAAGCAGCAGGCCGCACAGCTCAGCGATCACGACAGCAGCATCTCCATCTCGGCACCGGCGACAGCAGCTCAATCgttgccacaacagcagcagcagccgcaacgtTGTGACAGCGCCTTTTCCTACGATAATCAAAACTACTCGACGGGACCCGAGGATGGCATCAGTCTGCCCGAGGATCTCGAGTACGAGGATGTCTTTGTGCCGcccaacaacatcaactatcAAGGTGTCGATCCCGTTGAGCTGCGGCGCTCACTGGCCTGCGTGATGCGTGAGAAACTGCGTTCGGATGACACCGATTACTACAGCCAACAGAGGCTGCCACAGGACAACGAACTGCCCACGGAGTTGCAGCTGGAACTCAAGCGCGAAATGGAGCTGGATGGCAGCTCTACACGCACCTCGCCCAGCAATGGTTCACTGCCGCAACTGCTGCGTTCCAAGCTGCTGGCCGTCAACTCGAACAGCGATCACTGCTTGCCCCTGCCACGCTCCAGTATGCCCGGTGCCGTCTATGTGATCGATGGCACCACGAATCCGATGTCATCGAATTCTGGTCACAAGCCCAAGTATCGCAAGTCGACGGCGTTGACGCGCAACTCACGCAAGAAGAGCCGCTCATGCTCGTGCACCAGCGAACAGAAGCTGATGAGTTCCATCGATACAACCTGTTCGAATGTGTCCAGCGATACGCACAACAATAATCTCAGCAATCGCTATGAGGAGCCACTGCAGACGCCGCCGGTGCAGAGTGGGAATCATGAGCACTTCTTCAGTCCATTGAAGTCGGTGGGCAGCTTTATGCAGCATTCCAATCTCTTCAATCTGTTCCAGCCGCACGTCAGCAATCAGTCCAAAGATGCcaatgcgactgcgactgtggcTCCAACTTCAATACCActtcctcctccgcctccgtCTGCTCcagcagcaggaacaacaacaacacgactGACCATCGATGCATTGACACCGCTGTCGGCGTCGTCCTCATCCTCGCTAGTCGCCGCCAGCGTTGAGAGTTGA
- the LOC133837195 gene encoding uncharacterized protein LOC133837195: MCWCARVYWTVLQNLFARFYNSLTEQQCDYVCCGCGCCCCGDYRDVDADSEAGERVSASIVDDDQQLRTQHDYVIVDDADANYAEIECRQIETEAYYFTVDRATAEHMLEGREDGACLVRPFKATDVCIKYIVSIYAGEQYYHLFVRQIDGRQRYGIGQLKPHERHFPSPCDIIEFYAEHALLCTNKQRSQSIRLKPISYA, from the exons ATGTGCTGGTGTGCACGTGTCTATTGGACTGTGCTGCAGAATCTATTTGCGCGCTTCTACAACAGTCTGACGGAGCAGCAATGCGACTACgtctgttgtggttgtggctgctgctgttgtggcgaTTATCGTGACGTCGACGCTGATAGCGAAGCTGGCGAACGGGTTTCAGCATCGATTGTTGATGACGATCAGCAGCTTAGAACACAACATGATTATGTCATAGTTG ATGATGCCGATGCAAACTATGCGGAGATCGAGTGTCGTCAGATCGAAACCGAGGCGTATTACTTCACCGTGGATCGCGCCACAGCGGAACACATGCTCGAGGGACGCGAGGATGGCGCCTGTCTGGTGCGTCCCTTCAAGGCGACGGATGTGTGCATCAAGTACATTGTGAGCATCTATGCAGGCGAACAGTATTATCATCTGTTTGTGCGCCAGATCGATGGACGTCAACGCTACGGCATCGGACAGCTGAAGCCGCATGAACGTCACTTTCCCTCGCCCTGCGACATCATCGAGTTCTACGCTGAGCACGCGTTGCTCTGCACCAACAAGCAGCGCAGTCAGAGCATTCGACTGAAGCCCATCAGTTATGCTTAG